The Gasterosteus aculeatus chromosome 17, fGasAcu3.hap1.1, whole genome shotgun sequence genome includes a window with the following:
- the mybphb gene encoding myosin binding protein Hb, translating into MPSKPAPIKKAAKKEPAKKEEAAAAAPEPAAAAPAEPEAAPAAAVAEAAPAEVAPAEGEAPAAPPAEEAKPDAEGAEAAEAPAPEEPAPPPPPPKEPTSVPLDLFVQDKNDTSVSIIWSQPEVVGASGLDGYTIEVCKDGTEDWKAANEELQKSCRYIIKNLTTGERLKIRVVAVNAGGRSPPAALPEAVLVKEVADRPKVRLPRYLRQRYVANVGDKINLTIPFTGKPKPAVSWLKNGEPLDKRVNVRSTDRDSILFIRTAERADSGVYEMCVKVEDFEDKASLILQIVELPGPPASVKIVDTWGFNAALEWTPPKDNGNTDITGYTVQKADKKTGDWFTVLDHYHRMNATISDLIMGNTYKFRVFSENKCGISEEATVAKEEAQILKIGIDYKPPEYKERDSTEAPKFTTSLNDRATTVGYSTKLLCSVRGSPKPKVIWMKNQMIIGDDPKYRQICVQGICSLEIRKPGNYDGGVYSCKAKNNLGEATVSCKLEVKQPTGPDAEKK; encoded by the exons ATGCCGTCCAAGCCTGCCCCGATCAAGAAGGCGGCAAAGAAAGAACCCGCCaagaaggaggaggcggcggcggcggctccggaGCCGGCTGCCGCGGCCCCCGCCGAGCCCGAAGCTGCCCCCGCCGCGGCCGTGGCCGAGGCTGCACCTGCCGAGGTGGCCCCCGCGGAGGGAGAGGCCCCTGCTGCGCCGCCAGCCGAGGAAGCCAAACCAGATG CTGAAGGCGCTGAAGCCGCCGAAGCGCCTGCACCAGAAGAGCCTGcacctccaccgcctccacccaAAG AGCCCACGAGTGTCCCGCTGGATCTGTTTGTCCAGGATAAGAATGACACTTCGGTTTCTATCATTTGGAGCCAGCCGGAGGTCGTGGGAGCCTCCGGTCTTGACGGATACACCATTGAAGTGTGCAAGGATGGAA CCGAGGACTGGAAGGCCGCCAACGAGGAGCTGCAGAAATCCTGCCGCTACATTATCAAGAACTTGACCACCGGCGAGCGCCTGAAGATCCGCGTGGTGGCCGTGAACGCCGGCGGCCGCAGCCCGCCCGCCGCCCTGCCGGAGGCCGTCCTGGTGAAGGAGGTCGCCG atCGTCCCAAGGTCCGCCTGCCACGTTACCTGAGGCAGAGATACGTCGCCAACGTCGGAGACAAGATCAACCTGACCATCCCCTTCACG ggCAAACCCAAACCCGCGGTCAGCTGGCTGAAGAACGGAGAGCCGCTGGACAAGAGGGTGAACGTCCGCAGCACCGACAGGGACAGCATCCTGTTCATCCGCACGGCCGAGAGGGCCGACTCCGGAGTGTACGAGATGTGCGTCAAGGTGGAGGACTTTGAGGATAAGGCTTCGCTCATCCTGCAAATTGTTG AGCTGCCTGGGCCTCCCGCCAGTGTGAAGATCGTCGACACCTGGGGCTTCAACGCCGCTCTGGAGTGGACTCCGCCCAAAGACAACGGCAACACAGACATCACGGGTTACACGGTCCAGAAGGCCGACAAAAAAACCGGA GACTGGTTCACCGTGCTGGATCACTACCACAGAATGAACGCCACCATCTCCGACCTCATCATGGGCAACACCTACAAGTTCAGAGTGTTTTCTGAAAATAAGTGTGGCATAAGCGAGGAGGCCACTGTTGCAAAGGAGGAGGCCCAAATCCTGAAGATAG gTATCGACTACAAGCCTCCCGAGTACAAGGAGCGCGATTCCACCGAGGCGCCCAAGTTCACCACCTCTCTGAACGACAGAGCCACCACTGTGGGCTACAGCACCAAGCTGCTGTGCTCCGTCAGGGGAAGCCCAAAA CCCAAGGTGATATGGATGAAGAACCAGATGATCATCGGAGACGACCCCAAGTACAGGCAGATCTGCGTCCAGGGCATCTGCTCCCTGGAGATCCGTAAGCCCGGCAACTATGACGGAGGCGTGTACTCCTGCAAAGCCAAGAACAACCTCGGGGAAGCAACCGTCAGCTGCAAGTTGGAGGTCAAAC AGCCAACGGGCCCAGATGCAGAGAAGAAATAA
- the nav1b gene encoding neuron navigator 1 isoform X8 has product MSGQVRIGEVPPLRAGRTFLYTPRWDESSSISSGLSDGEGDGSENLSSEEFNVSSSLNSLPSTPLGSRRSSSVMLRTDAEKRCLVESGLSWYSEDGKAANKLDGCSYDTGSLKAEAPPSKWRKKPPGLGEESACKGEPRKPQSLGHPGSFKKGRNPPVGVTSPITHTSQSTLKVAAPKSEKPMDKSRISLKTAGLQRSRSDAGRDHHGEHRKPPSGLVKPTAGASFGYKKPPSATGTAAVMTAGGAAISSGSSTVGKTPRSSGIPMKPVGGGGAPSGRKNSFDASSEQSFLAPNARNSIQYRSLPRPAKSSTLSVIGRSAPRPVSGVIDPGLLTLKPVAMSSTGPRAKELGSCGGKMSNRTGAGPVNMTDREKEKERAKAKADLDCGSLKRETPSTGEATLKLHGLRRTSSGKYPELSSPTTPRLLNTKSLGRPPSLAHLDKVNSNSYDSCVTLQDLPPKVPPYSKLQDLAGSHTSPRLTPSPAPVLHIDSPGSYTSESLSLSASPLLYPKLSGMHRSMESLPLQMSVPSSARFVRTEMHDKDERGAGTWGAGSRTSLNLTDSLQTDRNTVPKKGLERYSSSLSESDGKPGRRHSHNIVSMAESDTPPQLPSPTRPLLLPSSGKAPLTNVVAPISTGTPRISRSNSIGPPSESACDLYGSSPLGSSMSLADRPKSLMRCGSFREPGDDVHGSVLSLVSNASSNHSSNEERIQGEQIRKLRRELESSQEKVADLTMQLSANANLVAAFEQSLALMTARLETLSVCSDQKDSELTELKDTIEVLRVKNTEAQEIIHGALAAPEMEPPAPQINRQNSSESISSLTSNTSHSSMGSLKEQEAKKKKKKSWLRSSFNKAFSKKGSKQSGPYADIEEISTPESSAPSSPKVHHVGNNRPLSMKSSTSSSGLCDGLEVGDDKVVTELRSELWEKERKLTDVRLEALSSAHQLEQLQDAMTNMQSTVENLKAENDHLKIGGLSPCPSPGPSSSASQSSGLTALGSSSPRQSVAMPKSYSRGPSEGSSSADVFFADSLSLSSQRDEHRVRVVICVADLHVFKDEVKQKDFFVGTVRVNGRMDWPMLDSAVSQAFKVYIAKVDPTSSLGLSTESIYSYSMGHIKRVLGGESPETQPSRCMSRGPSSITVALKGLKEKCVDSLVFETLIPKPMMQHYISLLLKHRRLILSGPSGTGKSYLASRLAEYLVDRSAREVTDGIVVTFNMHRQSCKDLQLYLSNLANQIDRESSTSEIPLVVILDDIHGPASISELVNGALTCKYHKCPYIIGTSNQPVKMIANHGLHLSFRMVTFSNNVEPANGFLVRYLHRKLMESEDERSLTNEDLIRVLDWVPKLWYHLHAFLEKHSTSDFLIGPCFFLSCPVTVDEFRSWFIDLWNHSIIPYLQEGAKDGIKVHGQKAVWEDPVEWVRGTLPWPSAQQDQAKLFHLPPPSIGSSSPGQLCDERPHKETPPSSMDSDPLMAMLLKLQEAANYIESPDKEEPGLPNL; this is encoded by the exons ATGAGCGGCCAGGTTCGGATCGGCGAAGTCCCTCCGCTGCGAGCCGGGAGGACTTTCCTTTATACGCCGAG GTGGGATGAGAGCAGCTCCATCAGCAGCGGGCTCAGCGACGGCGAAGGAGATGGCTCGGAGAACCTCAGTTCAGAGGAGTTCAACGTCAGCTCCTCCCTCAACTCCCTCCCGAGCACGCCGCTGGGATCCAGACGCAGCTCCTCTGTTATG CTCCGCACCGACGCAGAGAAGCGCTGCCTGGTGGAGAGCGGCCTTTCGTGGTACAGCGAGGACGGCAAAGCCGCCAACAAGCTCGACGGCTGCAGCTATGACACGGGGAGTCTCAAGGCCGAGGCCCCCCCGAGCAAGTGGAGGAAGAAGCCCCCGGGCCTCGGTGAAGAGTCCGCGTGTAAAGGGGAACCGAGGAAGCCTCAAAGCTTGGGTCATCCGGGTAGTTTCAAGAAGGGCCGCAACCCCCCCGTAGGAGTgacctcccccatcacccatACCTCTCAGAGCACGTTGAAAGTGGCGG CACCTAAAAGTGAGAAGCCAATGGATAAATCCAGGATTTCCCTCAAAACCGCTGGTCTGCAGCGCTCGCGTTCCGATGCCGGAAGGGACCATCACGGAGAGCACCGCAAGCCCCCGTCAGGTTTAGTCAAACCCACAGCAGGAGCCTCCTTTGGCTACAAGAAGCCACCGTCAGCCACCGGCACCGCCGCCGTGAtgacagcagggggcgccgccATCTCCAGTGGCTCCTCTACTGTGGGGAAAACCCCCAGGTCGTCTGGCATCCCCATGAAGCccgtgggaggagggggggcgcccTCGGGCCGAAAGAACAGCTTCGACGCCAGCAGCGAGCAGAGCTTCCTGGCGCCAAACGCCCGAAACAGCATCCAGTACCGCAGCCTGCCTCGGCCGGCCAAGTCCAGCACGCTCAGCGTGATCGGCCGCTCCGCGCCTCGGCCCGTCAGCGGCGTCATTGACCCCGGCCTGTTGACTCTGAAACCCGTGGCCATGTCCTCCACGGGCCCCAGGGCGAAAGAGCTCGGTAGCTGCGGCGGCAAGATGTCCAATCGAACAGGCGCAGGCCCAGTGAACATGACGGAccgggagaaggagaaggagagagccAAGGCCAAGGCTGACCTAGACTGTGGTTCCTTGAAAAGAGAGACGCCGTCCACCGGGGAGGCCACTCTGAAGCTGCACGGCCTGAGACGGACCAGCAGCGGCAAATACCCGGAACTGTCCTCGCCCACCACACCAAG ATTGCTGAACACTAAGTCCCTGGGCCGTCCCCCCAGCCTGGCTCACCTGGACAAGGTCAACTCCAACAGTTACGATTCGTGCGTGACCCTCCAGGACCTCCCGCCCAAAGTCCCCCCTTACTCCAAGCTGCAGGACTTGGCTGGTTCCCACACCTCGCCCCGCCTCACCCCGAGCCCGGCGCCCGTGCTCCACATCGATTCCCCCGGCTCCTACACCAGCGAAAGCCTGAGTCTCAGCGCGTCGCCCTTGCTCTACCCCAAGCTGTCCGGCATGCACCGCAGCATGGAGTCCCTGCCGCTCCAGATGAGCGTGCCTTCCAGTGCCAGGTTTGTCAGGACTGAGATGCATGACAAGGACGAGAGGGGCGCGGGAACCTGGGGAGCCGGCAGCAGGACGTCCCTCAACCTGACGGATAG CTTGCAAACAGACAGAAATACCGTACCGAAAAAAGGCTTAGA ACGCTACAGCTCAAGCCTGTCAGAGAGTGACGGCAAACCGGGGCGACGCCACTCCCACAACATAGTGAGCATGGCTGAGAGCGAtacccccccccagctgcctTCTCCCACCCGcccgctcctcctcccttcctctggcAAGGCCCCTCTCACCAACGTGG TTGCCCCAATTTCTACTGGCACCCCGAGGATATCGCGTTCCAACAGCATCGGCCCGCCCAGTGAGTCGGCCTGCGATCTCTACGGATCCTCCCCCCTGGGCAGCAGTATGTCCCTGGCCGACCGGCCAAAGAGCCTGATGCGCTGCGGGTCCTTCCGGGAACCAGGGGATGATG TGCATGGCTCCGTGCTCTCTTTGGTGTCCAATGCTTCATCCAACCATTCCTCG AATGAGGAGAGGATACAAGGAGAG CAAATCCGCAAGTTGAGGCGAGAGCTGGAGTCTTCCCAGGAAAAGGTTGCCGACTTGACCATGCAGCTCAGTGCCAAC GCTAATCTGGTAGCAGCGTTTGAACAGAGTTTGGCGCTGATGACGGCACGTCTGGAGACCCTGTCGGTCTGCTCGGATCAAAAG GACTCTGAGCTCACCGAGCTGAAGGATACCATCGAGGTCCTGAGGGTCAAAAACACAGAGGCCCAAGAAATCATTCACGGGGCCCTCGCCGCCCCGGAAATGGAACCTCCAG CACCGCAGATCAATCGGCAGAACTCGTCTGAAAGCATCTCCAGCCTCACCAGCAACACCAGCCACTCGAGTATGGGCAGCctgaaggagcaggaggccaagaagaagaagaagaagagctgg TTACGCAGCTCCTTCAACAAGGCCTTCAGTAAGAAGGGCTCCAAGCAGTCTGGGCCGTATGCTGACATTGAGGAAATATCCACGCCAGAATCCTCTGCACCGTCCTCCCCTAAAGTCCACCACGTCGGGAACAACCGCCCACTGTCGATGAAGTCCTCGACCTCATCCTCCGG ACTGTGTGACGGACTGGAGGTGGGGGACGATAAGGTGGTAACAGAACTGCGCTCAGAGCTTTGGGAGAAGGAGCGCAAACTGACCGACGTGCGCCTGGAGGCTCTGAGCTCCGCCCAtcagctggagcagctgcaggacgccATGACCAACATGCAG TCGACGGTGGAGAACCTGAAGGCCGAGAACGACCATCTGAAGATAGGCGGCCTGTCTCCGTGTCCGTCCCCTGGACCCTCCAGCTCCGCGTCCCAGTCCTCAGGCCTGACCGCTCTGGGAAGCTCATCGCCTCGGCAGTCCGTAGCGATGCCCAAGAGCTACAGCAGAGGGCCGAGTGAGGGGAGCAGCTCCG CAGACGTCTTCTTTGCCGACTCTCTCAGTCTTTCCTCCCAGAGGGACGAGCACCGTGTTCGGGTGGTGATTTGCGTCGCGGATTTACACGTCTTCAAAGAC GAGGTCAAACAGAAGGATTTCTTCGTCGGCACCGTCAGGGTGAACGGCAGGATGGACTGGCCCATGCTGGACTCTGCAGTAAGCCAAGCTTTCAAG GTGTACATCGCCAAGGTGGACCCCACGTCAAGTCTGGGCCTGTCCACAGAGTCCATCTACAGCTACAGTATGGGCCACATCAAGAGAGTGCTGGGAGGAGAATCTCCGGAGACGCAGCCGTCTCGCTGCATGTCCCGAGGCCCCAGTAGCATCACAGTGGCCCTCAAAG GTTTGAAGGAGAAGTGTGTGGACAGCCTGGTATTCGAAACGCTCATTCCTAAACCCATGATGCAACACTACATCAGTTTGCTGCTCAAACACCGCCGGCTCATCCTGTCCGGACCGAGCGGAACGGGGAAGAGCTACCTCGCTTCCCGGCTGGCCGAGTACCTGGTGGACCGAAGCGCCCGCGAGGTCACCGACGGCATCGTGGTCACTTTCAACATGCACCGCCAGTCATGCAAG gATCTGCAGCTTTATCTTTCCAACCTGGCCAATCAAATCGATCGGGAAAGCAGCACGTCGGAAATACCGCTTGTCGTTATTCTGGATGATATTCACGGGCCTGCTTCCATCAGCGAACTGGTCAATGGTGCTCTCACGTGCAAATATCACAAATG TCCTTACATCATTGGGACGAGCAATCAGCCTGTGAAGATGATCGCGAACCACGGCCTCCATCTCAGCTTCAG AATGGTGACCTTCTCCAACAATGTGGAGCCGGCCAACGGCTTCCTGGTGCGGTACCTGCACCGGAAGCTGATGGAGTCggaggacgagagaagcctgaCCAACGAGGACCTGATCAGGGTGCTGGACTGGGTGCCCAAACTGTGGTATCATCTGCATGCCTTCCTGGAGAAGCACAGCACGTCGGACTTCCTCATCG gCCCCTGCTTTTTCCTGTCCTGTCCAGTCACGGTGGACGAGTTTCGATCGTGGTTCATTGACCTTTGGAACCACTCTATCATTCCTTACCTGCAAGAGGGGGCCAAGGACGGCATCAAG GTCCACGGCCAGAAGGCGGTGTGGGAGGACCCGGTGGAGTGGGTGCGGGGCACCCTGCCCTGGCCTTCTGCCCAGCAGGACCAGGCAAAGCTGTTCCACTTGCCTCCCCCCAGCATTGGCTCCAGCAGCCCCGGTCAACTCTGCGATGAGAGGCCCCACAAGGAGACGCCACCCAGCTCCATGGATTCTGATCCTCTG ATGGCGATGCTTTTGAAACTTCAAGAGGCTGCAAATTACATTGAATCCCCAGACAAAGAGGAGCCTGGCCTGCCTAATCTTTGA